A single Caretta caretta isolate rCarCar2 chromosome 2, rCarCar1.hap1, whole genome shotgun sequence DNA region contains:
- the NRSN1 gene encoding neurensin-1, with translation MSSYADTCSSKQAQSGTEGSYRRYGVRSYLHQFYEDCTASMWERENDFQIQRSPSRWRSAFWKVGLISGVVFMLIGLTVLVVGFLVPPKIEALEEEDFVVVDNHAIQFNGALDICKLAGAILFCIGGTTMAACLLMSAFAKSYSKEEKYLQQRFKERIADIKAHAHPVTKAPAPGESKIPVTLSKVQNVQPLSET, from the exons ATGAGCTCATATGCGGATACCTGCAGCTCCAAGCAAGCGCAGAGCGGCACGGAGGGAAGCTATCGACGCTATGGAGTTCGATCCTATCTGCATCAATTTTATGAGGACTGCACAGCATCAATGTGGGAGCGCGAGAATGATTTTCAGATCCAGAGGTCACCTAGCAGGTGGAGGTCTGCATTCTGGAAG GTCGGACTCATCTCTGGGGTGGTTTTTATGCTGATCGGGTTAACAGTTCTTGTCGTAGGTTTTCTTGTGCCACCGAAAATCGAAGCCCTGGAGGAAGAAGATTTTGTTGTTGTGGATAACCATGCCATTCAGTTTAACGGAGCCCTTGATATATGTAAGCTGGCAGGAGCGATCTTATTTTGTATTGGAGGGACCACAATGGCAGCATGCCTGTTGATGTCTGCTTTTGCTAAAAGCTACTCCAAAGAAGAAAAGTATCTTCAGCAAAGGTTTAAAGAGAGAATAGCAGACATAAAAGCCCATGCACACCCAGTCACAAAAGCACCAGCACCAGGAGAATCAAAGATACCTGTCACTTTGTCCAAAGTTCAAAATGTCCAACCTTTATCAGAAACCTGa